Proteins from one Aureimonas sp. SA4125 genomic window:
- a CDS encoding carbohydrate ABC transporter permease, whose amino-acid sequence MRSRMKSGRFKPKAFIPIVYILFLLLPIYWLVNMSFKTNTEILNQFTLFPAEPTLANYRVIFTDPSWYNGYINSIIYVVMNMVISVAAALPAAYAFSRYRFLGDKHLFFWLLTNRMAPPAVFALPFFQLYSAFGLIDTHIAVALAHCLFNVPLAVWILEGFMSGVPKEIDETAYIDGYSFPKFFFKIFMPLIASGIGVAAFFCFMFSWVELLIARTLTVTDAKPIAAIMTRTVSASGMDWGVLAAAGVLTIIPGAIVIWFVRNYIAKGFALGRV is encoded by the coding sequence ATGCGCAGCCGGATGAAGTCCGGCCGCTTCAAGCCGAAGGCGTTCATTCCGATCGTCTACATCCTGTTCCTGCTGTTGCCGATCTACTGGCTCGTCAACATGAGCTTCAAGACGAACACGGAAATTCTCAACCAGTTCACGCTGTTCCCGGCCGAGCCGACGCTTGCCAACTACCGCGTGATCTTCACCGATCCGTCCTGGTACAACGGCTACATCAACTCGATCATCTATGTCGTGATGAACATGGTGATCTCGGTCGCCGCCGCGCTGCCGGCCGCCTACGCCTTCTCGCGCTACCGCTTTCTCGGCGACAAGCACCTGTTCTTCTGGCTCCTGACCAACCGCATGGCGCCGCCGGCGGTCTTCGCCCTGCCCTTCTTCCAGCTCTATTCGGCCTTCGGCCTGATCGACACGCACATCGCCGTCGCGCTCGCCCACTGCCTGTTCAACGTGCCGCTGGCGGTGTGGATTCTCGAAGGCTTCATGTCGGGCGTACCGAAGGAGATCGACGAAACCGCCTATATCGACGGCTATTCCTTCCCGAAGTTCTTCTTCAAGATCTTCATGCCGTTGATCGCCTCCGGCATCGGCGTCGCTGCCTTCTTCTGCTTCATGTTCTCCTGGGTCGAGCTCCTGATCGCCCGCACGCTGACGGTGACGGACGCCAAGCCGATCGCCGCGATCATGACGCGCACGGTGTCGGCATCGGGCATGGACTGGGGCGTCCTCGCCGCCGCGGGCGTCCTCACCATCATACCCGGCGCGATCGTCATCTGGTTCGTGCGCAACTACATCGCCAAGGGCTTCGCCCTGGGGAGGGTGTGA
- a CDS encoding sugar ABC transporter permease, producing the protein MNKTFDNKAWFFVLPVLILVAFSAVIPLMTVVNYSVQDTFGRNEFFWNGTSWFVDTLQSPRFHAALGRNLIFSAIILAIEIPLGILVALAMPKKGIWVPVCLVLMALPLLIPWNVVGTIWQVFGRTDIGLLGRFVTWLGIPYNYVQNSFDAWVTLIVMDVWHWTSLVVLLCYAGLVSIPDAYYQAAKIDGASRWAVFRYIQLPKMGRVLLIAVLLRFMDSFMIYTEPFVVTGGGPGNSTTFLSIDLVKMAVGQFDLGPAAAMSLIYFLIILLMSWIFYTVMENAGRDRAMKEPVE; encoded by the coding sequence ATGAACAAGACTTTCGACAACAAGGCCTGGTTCTTCGTCCTGCCGGTCCTCATCCTCGTCGCCTTCTCCGCCGTCATCCCGCTGATGACCGTCGTCAATTATTCGGTCCAGGACACGTTCGGGCGCAACGAGTTCTTCTGGAACGGCACGAGCTGGTTCGTCGACACGCTGCAGTCGCCGCGCTTCCACGCGGCGCTCGGCCGCAACCTCATCTTCTCCGCCATCATTCTCGCCATTGAGATCCCGCTCGGCATCCTCGTCGCCCTCGCCATGCCGAAGAAGGGTATCTGGGTGCCGGTCTGCCTCGTCCTGATGGCGCTGCCGCTCCTCATCCCGTGGAACGTCGTCGGAACGATCTGGCAGGTCTTCGGGCGCACCGACATCGGCCTCCTCGGCCGCTTCGTCACCTGGCTCGGCATCCCCTACAACTACGTCCAGAACAGCTTCGACGCCTGGGTGACCCTGATCGTCATGGACGTCTGGCACTGGACGAGCCTTGTCGTGCTGCTGTGCTATGCCGGCCTCGTCTCGATCCCCGACGCCTATTACCAGGCGGCCAAGATCGACGGCGCCTCGCGCTGGGCGGTGTTCCGCTACATCCAGCTGCCGAAGATGGGCCGGGTTCTCCTCATCGCCGTGCTGCTGCGCTTCATGGATAGCTTCATGATCTACACCGAGCCCTTCGTCGTCACCGGCGGCGGTCCCGGCAACTCGACGACCTTCCTGTCGATCGATCTCGTCAAGATGGCGGTCGGCCAGTTCGACCTCGGACCGGCGGCGGCCATGAGCCTGATCTACTTCCTGATCATCCTTCTGATGTCCTGGATCTTCTACACCGTGATGGAAAATGCCGGCCGCGATCGTGCCATGAAGGAGCCGGTCGAATGA